The following are encoded in a window of Nomia melanderi isolate GNS246 chromosome 6, iyNomMela1, whole genome shotgun sequence genomic DNA:
- the LOC143174635 gene encoding odorant receptor 10-like isoform X3, with amino-acid sequence MKSPSTISKSVKFGLHFAGIWPGTPYPGVHKAFWVIAMVLLQTYQYEYVITRLRTESLMILIDSVTIAIPFTLVCIKLIVAWINHSVLREILSTMEYDCKKYAVIDTKNVMSKTAILSFRLTSLVASCYLMSTAFYTIGTFAAQQANDSTSRQLLFKMNLPFDAHESPAYELVMTAQILHLATSAITFGIFSSLLLMVTLHVGCHIDILCQKMMDSFDTLGNEQIRFFINRQQEIIIFVEKVERLFTYIALSQLLSNTVVTCCLGYLIVISKMIAKVAYEIPWYNLQPSVSRQVVLLILRAQRGLPLTFGKFSNLNLESFTSIMKASASYMSVLLAMS; translated from the exons ATGAAATCGCCCAGCACAATCAGCAAGTCCGTGAAGTTTGGGCTACACTTCGCTGGTATTTGGCCCGGCACGCCGTACCCGGGTGTACACAAAGCATTCTGGGTGATAGCCATGGTGCTGTTGCAAACTTATCAATACGAGTACGTAATAACGCGGCTCAGGACTGAGAGTCTTATGATACTGATCGACAGCGTGACTATCGCCATCCCGTTCACTTTGGTGTGTATTAAATTAATCGTGGCTTGGATAAATCATAG cgtgctacgtgaaatattgtcaACCATGGAATATGATTGCAAGAAATATGCTGTTATCGATACGAAGAACGTGATGTCGAAAACAGCGATACTCTCGTTCCGTTTGACGAGCCTAGTGGCTTCCTGCTACTTGATGTCCACGGCGTTTTACACGATCGGCACGTTCGCAGCTCAGCAAGCCAACGATTCGACGTCGCGGCAGCTACTTTTCAAGATGAATTTGCCCTTCGACGCCCACGAGTCACCTGCTTACGAGCTCGTGATGACCGCACAGATTCTTCATCTAGCCACATCGGCGATCACGTTTGGCATTTTCAGTTCTCTCCTCTTGATGGTG ACACTTCATGTAGGGTGTCACATCGATATATTGTGCCAGAAAATGATGGATTCATTCGATACGTTGGGCAACGAGCAAATACGATTCTTCATCAACAGGCAGCAAGAAATTATCATATTCGTGGAGAAGGTCGAACGCCTCTTTACCTACATAGCCCTTAGTCAGCTTCTGTCGAATACGGTCGTAACATGCTGTTTGGGTTATCTTATAGTAATA AGTAAAATGATTGCCAAGGTGGCATATGAAATACCATGGTACAACTTACAGCCTTCTGTGAGTCGGCAGGTAGTGCTGTTAATATTAAGAGCTCAGAGGGGTCTACCACTTACTTTTGGGAAATTCTCGAATCTCAATTTGGAAAGTTTTACCAGT ATCATGAAGGCATCAGCATCTTACATGTCAGTTCTCCTTGCGATGTCTTGA
- the LOC143174635 gene encoding odorant receptor 10-like isoform X1: protein MKSPSTISKSVKFGLHFAGIWPGTPYPGVHKAFWVIAMVLLQTYQYEYVITRLRTESLMILIDSVTIAIPFTLVCIKLIVAWINHSVLREILSTMEYDCKKYAVIDTKNVMSKTAILSFRLTSLVASCYLMSTAFYTIGTFAAQQANDSTSRQLLFKMNLPFDAHESPAYELVMTAQILHLATSAITFGIFSSLLLMVTLHVGCHIDILCQKMMDSFDTLGNEQIRFFINRQQEIIIFVEKVERLFTYIALSQLLSNTVVTCCLGYLIVISVTAENGLPMLLKSIMFYNVVCLEVFIYCFVGEFLDIKSKMIAKVAYEIPWYNLQPSVSRQVVLLILRAQRGLPLTFGKFSNLNLESFTSIMKASASYMSVLLAMS, encoded by the exons ATGAAATCGCCCAGCACAATCAGCAAGTCCGTGAAGTTTGGGCTACACTTCGCTGGTATTTGGCCCGGCACGCCGTACCCGGGTGTACACAAAGCATTCTGGGTGATAGCCATGGTGCTGTTGCAAACTTATCAATACGAGTACGTAATAACGCGGCTCAGGACTGAGAGTCTTATGATACTGATCGACAGCGTGACTATCGCCATCCCGTTCACTTTGGTGTGTATTAAATTAATCGTGGCTTGGATAAATCATAG cgtgctacgtgaaatattgtcaACCATGGAATATGATTGCAAGAAATATGCTGTTATCGATACGAAGAACGTGATGTCGAAAACAGCGATACTCTCGTTCCGTTTGACGAGCCTAGTGGCTTCCTGCTACTTGATGTCCACGGCGTTTTACACGATCGGCACGTTCGCAGCTCAGCAAGCCAACGATTCGACGTCGCGGCAGCTACTTTTCAAGATGAATTTGCCCTTCGACGCCCACGAGTCACCTGCTTACGAGCTCGTGATGACCGCACAGATTCTTCATCTAGCCACATCGGCGATCACGTTTGGCATTTTCAGTTCTCTCCTCTTGATGGTG ACACTTCATGTAGGGTGTCACATCGATATATTGTGCCAGAAAATGATGGATTCATTCGATACGTTGGGCAACGAGCAAATACGATTCTTCATCAACAGGCAGCAAGAAATTATCATATTCGTGGAGAAGGTCGAACGCCTCTTTACCTACATAGCCCTTAGTCAGCTTCTGTCGAATACGGTCGTAACATGCTGTTTGGGTTATCTTATAGTAATA tcGGTGACAGCTGAAAATGGACTTCCCATGCTACTGAAATCTATTATGTTTTACAACGTGGTTTGTTTAGAAGTATTTATATACTGCTTCGTTGGAGAGTTCCTCGACATTAAG AGTAAAATGATTGCCAAGGTGGCATATGAAATACCATGGTACAACTTACAGCCTTCTGTGAGTCGGCAGGTAGTGCTGTTAATATTAAGAGCTCAGAGGGGTCTACCACTTACTTTTGGGAAATTCTCGAATCTCAATTTGGAAAGTTTTACCAGT ATCATGAAGGCATCAGCATCTTACATGTCAGTTCTCCTTGCGATGTCTTGA
- the LOC143174635 gene encoding odorant receptor 10-like isoform X2 — protein sequence MKSPSTISKSVKFGLHFAGIWPGTPYPGVHKAFWVIAMVLLQTYQYEYVITRLRTESLMILIDSVTIAIPFTLVCIKLIVAWINHSVLREILSTMEYDCKKYAVIDTKNVMSKTAILSFRLTSLVASCYLMSTAFYTIGTFAAQQANDSTSRQLLFKMNLPFDAHESPAYELVMTAQILHLATSAITFGIFSSLLLMVTLHVGCHIDILCQKMMDSFDTLGNEQIRFFINRQQEIIIFVEKVERLFTYIALSQLLSNTVVTCCLGYLIVISVTAENGLPMLLKSIMFYNVVCLEVFIYCFVGEFLDIKSKMIAKVAYEIPWYNLQPSVSRQVVLLILRAQRGLPLTFGKFSNLNLESFTSFIIGRC from the exons ATGAAATCGCCCAGCACAATCAGCAAGTCCGTGAAGTTTGGGCTACACTTCGCTGGTATTTGGCCCGGCACGCCGTACCCGGGTGTACACAAAGCATTCTGGGTGATAGCCATGGTGCTGTTGCAAACTTATCAATACGAGTACGTAATAACGCGGCTCAGGACTGAGAGTCTTATGATACTGATCGACAGCGTGACTATCGCCATCCCGTTCACTTTGGTGTGTATTAAATTAATCGTGGCTTGGATAAATCATAG cgtgctacgtgaaatattgtcaACCATGGAATATGATTGCAAGAAATATGCTGTTATCGATACGAAGAACGTGATGTCGAAAACAGCGATACTCTCGTTCCGTTTGACGAGCCTAGTGGCTTCCTGCTACTTGATGTCCACGGCGTTTTACACGATCGGCACGTTCGCAGCTCAGCAAGCCAACGATTCGACGTCGCGGCAGCTACTTTTCAAGATGAATTTGCCCTTCGACGCCCACGAGTCACCTGCTTACGAGCTCGTGATGACCGCACAGATTCTTCATCTAGCCACATCGGCGATCACGTTTGGCATTTTCAGTTCTCTCCTCTTGATGGTG ACACTTCATGTAGGGTGTCACATCGATATATTGTGCCAGAAAATGATGGATTCATTCGATACGTTGGGCAACGAGCAAATACGATTCTTCATCAACAGGCAGCAAGAAATTATCATATTCGTGGAGAAGGTCGAACGCCTCTTTACCTACATAGCCCTTAGTCAGCTTCTGTCGAATACGGTCGTAACATGCTGTTTGGGTTATCTTATAGTAATA tcGGTGACAGCTGAAAATGGACTTCCCATGCTACTGAAATCTATTATGTTTTACAACGTGGTTTGTTTAGAAGTATTTATATACTGCTTCGTTGGAGAGTTCCTCGACATTAAG AGTAAAATGATTGCCAAGGTGGCATATGAAATACCATGGTACAACTTACAGCCTTCTGTGAGTCGGCAGGTAGTGCTGTTAATATTAAGAGCTCAGAGGGGTCTACCACTTACTTTTGGGAAATTCTCGAATCTCAATTTGGAAAGTTTTACCAGT TTTATCATAGGACGCTGCTGA